From Anopheles coluzzii chromosome 3, AcolN3, whole genome shotgun sequence, the proteins below share one genomic window:
- the LOC120954927 gene encoding gustatory and odorant receptor 22 codes for MIHTQMEDAQYEIRHQVLNPNQRQQLEDRRRIKEQLHQLEQDNESPTHMYRRKLKIASDVNLLDQHDSFYHTTKSLLVLFQIMGVMPIMRSPKGVDMPRTTFTWCSKAFLWAYFIYACETVIVLVVARERINKFISTSDKRFDEVIYNIIFMSIMVPHFLLPVASWRNGSEVAKFKNMWTDFQYKYLIVTGKPIVFPKLYPITWTLCIVSWSLSLVIILSQYYLQPDFQFCHTFAYYHIIAMLNGFCSLWFVNCTAFGTASKAFAKELTDVLATERPAAKLTEYRHLWVDLSHMMQQLGKAYSNMYGIYCLVIFFTTIIATYGSLSEIIEHGATYKEVGLFVIVFYCMSLLFIICNEAHHASKRVGLNFQERLLNVNLTAVDKATQKEVEMFLVAIDKNPPTMNLDGYANINRGLITSNISFMATYLVVLMQFKLTLLRQSAKNAFISALKANLSRIRSLDADKVNT; via the exons AGTACGAGATTCGCCATCAGGTGCTGAATCCGAATCAACGTCAGCAGCTGGAGGACAGGCGCCGCATCAAGGAGCAACTGCATCAGCTCGAACAGGATAACGAGTCTCCGACGCACATGTACAGGCGCAAGCTGAAGATTGCTAGCGATGTAAACCTGCTCGACCAGCACGATTCGTTCTACCACACCACCAAGAGTCTGCTGGTGCTGTTCCAAATTATGGGCGTGATGCCGATAATGCGCAGCCCGAAAGGTGTCGACATGCCCCGTACCACGTTTACCTGGTGCTCCAAGGCGTTTCTCTGGGCGTACTTTATCTACGCCTGCGAAACGGTCattgtgctggtggtggcccGGGAGCGCATTAACAAATTCATCTCAACCAGCGACAAGCGGTTCGATGAGGTGATCTACAACATCATCTTTATGTCGATAATGGTGCCCCATTTTCTGCTTCCCGTAGCAAGCTGGCGTAACGGTTCGGAGGTGgcaaaattcaaaaacatgTGGACGGATTTTCAGTACAAGTATCTCATCGTCACCGGAAAGCCCATCGTTTTTCCGAAGCTGTATCCGATCACGTGGACCTTGTGCATCGTATCGTGGTCGTTGAGTTTGGTGATCATCCTGTCGCAATATTACCTGCAGCCAGACTTTCAGTTCTGTCACACCTTTGCCTACTACCACATCATTGCAATGTTGAACGGGTTCTGTAGCCTTTG GTTCGTCAACTGCACCGCATTTGGGACGGCTAGTAAGGCCTTTGCCAAAGAACTAACAGACGTACTGGCGACCGAACGGCCAGCCGCGAAGCTGACCGAATATCGTCACCTGTGGGTGGATTTAAGCCATATGATGCAACAACTGG GTAAAGCATATTCCAACATGTACGGCATCTACTGTTTGGTGATATTCTTCACCACTATTATCGCCACCTACGGCTCGCTGAGCGAAATTATCGAGCACGGTGCCACGTATAAGGAAGTGGGTTTATTTGTCATTGTTTTCTATTGTATGAGCTTGCTGTTCATCATTTGCAACGAAGCTCATCACGCATCCAAAAGG GTCGGATTGAACTTTCAGGAACGTTTGTTGAATGTAAATTTAACGGCGGTGGACAAGGCTACACAAAAGGAGGTAGAAATGTTTCTGGTTGCCATCGACAAAAATCCCCCTACGATGAATCTTGACGGATACGCCAACATCAATCGCGGACTCATCACATCG AACATATCCTTCATGGCGACGTATTTGGTCGTTTTGATGCAGTTCAAATTGACCTTACTACGACAAAGTGCTAAAAATGCTTTCATTTCTGCACTCAAGGCTAACTTGTCTAGAATTCGATCGCTTGATGCAGACAAAGTGAACACCTAA
- the LOC120954929 gene encoding 40S ribosomal protein S11, which yields MADQQNIRAFQKQLGINLNRKNVSRKKGLRMHHSIGLGFKTPKEAITGTYIDKKCPFTGHISIRGRILTGVVRKMKMHRTIVIRRDYLHFIRKYDRFEKRHRNMSVHLSPCFRDVEAGDIVTVGECRPLSKTVRFNVLKVSKMAGSKKKFSKF from the exons ATGGCTGATCAG CAAAATATCCGCGCGTTCCAAAAGCAGTTGGGTATCAACCTAAACCGCAAGAATGTGTCCAGGAAGAAGGGGCTGCGTATGCACCATAGCATTGGTCTCGGATTCAAGACTCCGAAAGAG GCCATCACCGGAACTTACATCGACAAGAAATGCCCATTCACGGGACACATTTCCATCCGTGGTCGTATCCTGACTGGTGTTGTGCGTAAAATGAAGATGCATCGTACTATTGTCATCCGTCGTGATTATCTGCACTTCATCCGTAAATACGACCGTTTCGAGAAGCGGCACAGAAACATGAGCGTGCATCTGTCGCCCTGCTTCCG TGATGTCGAAGCTGGAGATATCGTGACCGTTGGCGAGTGTCGGCCGCTTTCCAAGACCGTGCGCTTCAACGTTCTGAAGGTCAGCAAAATGGCCGGATCGAAGAAGAAGTTCAGCAAGTTCTAA